A stretch of the Lolium perenne isolate Kyuss_39 chromosome 3, Kyuss_2.0, whole genome shotgun sequence genome encodes the following:
- the LOC127340679 gene encoding transcription factor bHLH168 — translation MKSRRQSGGGAVAAVDGNTSSGCGGGGGGCNSKMERKDVEKNRRLHMKGLCLKLSSLVPATSTHHIRHYQSSNTSSQSNNNNKDAITQLDQLDSAAAYIKQLKGRIDELKRRKQGGAGGCSPSASGNKASSTTTTATASLPVIEVRHQDSTLDVALVSEAGKPFKLHEVISVLEQEGAEVVSASFSVVGDKIFYTLHSQALCPRIGLEADRVTHRLHGLAAAASAAAAVYTA, via the exons ATGAAGAGCAGGAGGCAGAGTGGCGGCGGCGCAGTAGCTGCCGTCGACGGGAACACCAGCAGCGGCTGCGGCGGTGGCGGGGGAGGCTGCAATAGCAAGATGGAGAGGAAGGACGTGGAGAAGAACCGCAGGCTGCACATGAAGGGCCTCTGCCTCAAGCTCTCCTCCCTCGTTCCGGCCACCTCCACGCACCACATCCGCCATTACCAGAGCTCCAACACATCGTCACAGTCGAACAATAACAACAAG GACGCGATCACGCAGCTGGACCAGCTGGACAGCGCGGCGGCGTACATCAAGCAGCTCAAGGGCCGGATCGACGAGCTGAAGCGGCGCAAGcagggcggcgccggcggctgcTCCCCGTCCGCATCCGGGAACAAGGCGTCGTCCACGACGACGACCGCGACGGCGTCGTTGCCGGTGATCGAGGTGCGGCACCAGGACTCGACGCTGGACGTGGCGCTGGTGAGCGAGGCCGGGAAGCCGTTCAAGCTGCACGAGGTCATCTCCGTGCTGGAGCAGGAGGGCGCGGAGGTCGTCAGCGCCAGCTTCTCCGTCGTCGGcgacaagatcttctacacgctccaCTCCCAGGCGCTCTGCCCCAGGATCGGCCTCGAGGCCGACAGGGTCACGCACAGGCTGCACGGCCTCGCCGCCgctgcctccgccgccgccgccgtctacACGGCATGA